A stretch of DNA from Rattus rattus isolate New Zealand chromosome 1, Rrattus_CSIRO_v1, whole genome shotgun sequence:
AAGTTTTAAATGAACAATTTAAACCTGTGCCATTGGGTGTGCAGTAGTTCTCAACATTTATGTGCAGCATATCAACTCATTTAAACTCACAACGggtccataaaatagaaatactttATAAGCAGATTACCCTCCAAAGACTTCACTCCCTCGCTTTTTGAAATTTGTGTACAGAATCCAAGCACTGCTACCGCAACAtcagaaatatttctgaaaatcCCTCGCCAAGGTTCGGGTTTCATACTTGGTATAGTACCCTTCAAAATAAGTTGTTTGTTTGAGCTAGGGTTGTTGGGATCTCACCTTGGCCAGGATGTAGCTCGCTCTTCTGAATAAAAGAGAACgcgcccttttttttttcccgctAAGAAGTTAAATATCTTAAGCTTCAATTTGGCGATGAAAACTCCCTCCTTCGTTTTCCTAAAACCTGGGGTttgctggggaggaggagagatttCGATTTCGAGCGGGTAGAGAATGGGCTAGTTCACTTTCTCAGATGTGCTCCTCTATGGTGTCCCCGCCCGAAAGGAGCCCAGTTCGTCAAGGGGGGGCCAGGCTTGCGGGAAGGGGTGTCAGCGTGGGTAGCAGGTGGGGGCAGCTCGATCCTTCAGCGAAGCTTCAACTCCTAGCACTCCACAGAAACCCCTCATCTCCTCTGCAGTCCGGGCTCCACTCCCTTCCCCGACCCCGGGGGGTGGGCAGCAGTGTTTTCAGAGGTGTTCAATTCCTGCTTTATTCAGGGCACATAGCGCTAGCTAAAGCGGGCTGTGGAACCAGGTCAGGAACAGAGCGTGGTTTGCCCCCCCCcctcagaggaaggaaggagggcccCACTGGTCACACCACTGGCGACTGGGCGGGCACTGAATCTCGGAGAGGAAGGCGAACTCGAGGAGAGCGATCCGGAGCAGCATGGAGTCCTCTGCAGACCGACTAGCCAGGGCAGCGGCCCAGGGCCGTGAGCACGAGGTGCGGGCACTGCTGGAAGCGGGGGCTTCACCAAACGCCCCGAACACTTTCGGTCGTACCCCGATACAGGTAGGCAAGGAATGTCCCATCTGCAGTGAGATAACTTTTGTTCAAGAAGAGTGAACATTCAATTACCATTTGAAATGCATACcccaggtaattttttttttttatttttttttatttttttttttttttattttatttatttatttattttttgctgctgctgctgctgctctccctgGGCCCCCATTAAACGAACTTGTTACAGTGTAACCATTTTGGCATCGAGTTTTCAATTTCTTACTATTGAAAATTCTTACTTTCCCCATCTACTATCAGTAGattctttctggttttgcttttacCAGCTTACTAAGTTTCAACCTAAAAGGAGTCACGGCCCTAGTAATATCCATTTGTAACCATCGTTTCTAATTCTAACAAAGAAAATTCCTGTGGAACAAATGTGCATTCCAGGAACCTATGCATAGTCAGGTGAAGAAAAGCAACACCAGTTGCAACTTGACTAAAAAAGGCTAGACTGTGCCTTCTGAAACTGcaacatagaatatattttacacTCTTTAAatctcagaataaaaataaacgaGTTTTGGACCTTGAGATCATTTACAAGTCGAGCGTGGAAACATTTTTAATTCTAGTTAGGTTGGGTGGTTGTACAAGATAAATGTgaaccttttaaaataatgtgtctaCAATTTACAGTTTAACATTTGGAGTGTTAGCAGTGGCTGAGGAGTTTGCATTTGGAGTCCTAAAATATGTAAGAGGGGGGCCTTATTTATTGAAtgcagaaaagtaaaagaaagtcaGGTCGAtagttttaacagatatttagtaagggggagggaggaaatcgTTTAACCAACTTGGTGTTTGAGACAGAAATGCTTAGTTTATGAAAGaacggaaggaagaaaggcagaaagaagaaaattagaaagaagaaagaaagaaaagaaaaaaaaaacctggactgtggtgatatacacctttaatcccaaaatcAGGAGACAGTGGCAGACTAATCTTTTCAGTTCTAGCTCTGCAGAGATGACACAAAGAAAGCCCTGTATagaaacacccccacccccaccaaaaaaaaaaaaaaaggagtagaaagaaagaacaaaacaacaaaaaattcaagGTACTTTCTTAAAGGATttagtattcattttatttttgccatttcAACTTTTCCATACCATAAAGGATGTGAGCAACTTTTAAAACCAATTTTATGAGTAAGATGGAGGTCTTCAACATACACgtggcacacacacagcattactTCCTCCTTTTTGTCGTTCCCTTACAGTTTTCCTGAAGCTAAGTTAGTTTCACTTTCTTCAGAGAAAGATTCAGCAATACTAGTGCAATTGATTATGCTGTCTTCTTCATATATATTGAGTAATTCATGTTTAAAATCACATAGAATTCTGAGTGGCTATGttcactgcctctctctctctctctcctctctctctctctctctctctctctctctctctctctctctctctctctctctctctctacctccatcAGCACTGAATAAGAGTTGTTTGAAGTTGTATAAAACGATCTGTGGCCAGCTAAACCATGTTTGATGTGATGACATTCCAGCCCCTCTACCTAATATTAATGTggagatggacacacacacacacacacacacacacacacacacacacacacctgattgTGCTGGGTGCCACAGGAGCACctgagaggagggggggagggagggagagaagggaagggaagggaaaatccAAAGAGACAAAGAATGACCCCCTCCCtcccggagctggagaccgaacccagggccttgcgcttcctaggcaagcgctctaccactgagctaaatccccaacccccaaagactGACTTTTCCAGCAGTTGAGAGTACAGAACAGTAAAGTGATTAAATTTTCCTCTTGAGAACCAAAAGTTCCTGAAGATTTATCAGGGTCCATTCTTCAAGCTTATTCTGGTGGCAAACTTCTTGGCCATCCATATGGGttattttgggtgtttttttgtaATATTACATGCAAGACTGTTGTTGCTAATATGATTCTTGAGAAGACTCCTGAGGTTAAAACTTTcgacaggagaggaggaggagatagccACCAAGCAAAGCAGTGGGTAAACAGAAGCAGGGGCCTGAAGAGAAGGACGTGCGCCTGACTTGGAGGAGTAAGACTTGTTCCAGAGCTCGGTTGTTATTATACACACAGTAGGCAAACGTAGTGGTGCATCAATTACATTAGCTAACATTGCCCTTCCCTTCTTGTAGTCTGAGTACACGTTCCAAACCTATAGTCAAGTTTCCTCTAGTATGAgcaaatgtttctttattttggacCCTAGATAAAATTAGTTCAAAAAACTGTGGGTTCCCTGTACAAAGTGGTATTGGgggctttcttgttttctctaaaGCGAGTTCTGCCTAGTTTATTGTCCAGTTAACTTTACAgagctttacatttttttattgcactgatttatttatttagttgagAGGGggctgtgtgtggagatcagaggacaacttgtgggatgTGGTTGTCTCTTTCCACCATATGAATCTGGAAAAGGAAGGTCAGGCTTGATAGCAAATCTTTTACCTGCATAGCCATCTTTACCCTACAGAGCTTTGAAGAGTCGCCATTGTAAGTAAAACAACTTGGGGAAAGTTTTATGTGATAGTTAATCACGTTTTGAAAGTGTAAGCAGGTAACTTAAAGTTAACATTTCCATTGGTACTGTAAGCATAACTTCCAACCTCAAGTCATACTTCCTATTGAGCAGCAGAACTCCCACTTCTATAGTTGGGttgtttattattctttattattgGTTTATtatctgtgtgtaggtgttttgcctgaatgcatatctgtaccacatgcatgtctgatgTTCACCCAGGTGGTGTGAGGTCATCCAGAACTGGAGTCCCTTACCCCTACATAACAAGATAGTTATGTGTCTCTGTGGCCACTGTGGAGTCCATTTCAAAATTCCTCTCTGGTAGATGACGGGAGATAAGATGGTTGAGCTCTTGCTCCTCATGCACAAAGCACTGTGTTGAGTCCAGTCTCCTGTGGAAATGACTTAATTTAtcattactgttgttgttgtttttgagacagggtttttctgtgtagccttgggaaGTGGTTTGTGTCAGGAGGACTGACAGTCCAGAGCTAACCTTTCAAAATTTAAACgagaagtttttgttttcttattactgTTCTAACAACTTATAATTTTCCATTCTatgtaaaaatagatttttttctcctataacatatcctgattacagtttccctcctagtccttctccacctcccctcttttagtgtgtgtgtgtgtgtgtgtgtgtgtgagagagagagagagagagagagagagacagagagacagagagacagagagacagagagacagagagacagagagacggagacagagaggaTCTTATGCAGCTCAGACTGGCTTCCAAAAGGatttgtagctgagggtgactttgaaattctgatcctcctgcctttattcACTGGGTGCTGAGAATATATAGTGTTGGAGTTTGAACCCAGAGTTTCTTTCACATGCTAGGTCTTACAGGTGGTTTTACAGTCAACACGACAAACTAGAGTAATTTGGAAAGAAGGTactttaagaaaatgtatttatcatATTGGCCTTTAGGCAAGTCAGAGGCAGGGCACTTTCTTGATTTCTGGGAGAATCCAGCTCAGTGTGGGCAGTGCGACCCATAGGTAGTTAGTTGGTTTGCCTGCAttggaaagcaagctgagcaagctgtTTAGAGCACCCCTTCAGGTTCCTGCACAGCTGGAGTTCCTGACTTGTGAAGAACTGTGataccctttcttccccaggatacttttggtcatggtctctactgcagcaatagaaagcaaaccaaaacaccaGGCAAGCATCCCACCAACTGAGCCAGTTAGCACATATTTAATGACTaagacaaacacaaaattatCATTATGTAACTATAGGAACCGGATGTCTAAAATGAGCCCAGAGGGCTTCATTTTTTTTAGAAGGCTAAAAGCCAgaatctgctttctttttcctagCTCAGGGGCCAGGacacctgcctcttctctctgacaTCTGTGTCCCTgcttatatatcttatatatcttCTCTGTGGCAGGACATCTGGGAAAACCTCGAGCCTTATTCTGGTTGTCCAGAGTGGATGGGAATTCCGGGAGCCTGGGTTTGCACACTTGGATAATGTGCCTCAAGTTCCTTGATAGTGTGCTGTCTCCAAAGTCTTTCCTCTCTAGTCTCAGTTCAAAGGACCAATAATttaagatggggaggggaaattaTATTTTAGGGACcagctttcttattttattgaattGAAGTATAGCATTCCAGGAAGACAAGGTTAACAAAAACTTTTTGTAAGAATTCTGGTTGTCTTTTTTgcaaccactttttaaaaagctttatttattttatgtgtatgagtacactgtagctgtcttcagacacactggatgatcggatcccattacagatggttgtgagccaccatgtggttgctgggaattgaactcaggacctctggaagtcagtgctcttaactgcggagccacctctccagcccacgcCCCCTCCCACAACCACTTTTTAGTAATTACCACACAATCTCAGTTCATCTCAAATGAGGCGAGTGCAGTGTGTCTGTGCCTTGGTGATGTTCTACAGGGGTTTGAGCACCAGGAAATCTTAGGAAATACACTGTTAACCTGTGTGTAAGAAGAATTCATGGGCGGGACTGGGCTCCTTTAAGGGATAGAACCTCGTGACTGTGACTATGGATGTAGTTAAGGATGAGGCTTCTTAGTTAAGGCTTCTTACTTACTTTCTTGGGCCCTGCCTTCACTGTGTCTGTGACCCCTTTACTCTTTTTCTGACTTTTCAGGTGATGATGATGGGCAACGTCAAAGtggcagctctcctgctctcctatGGTGCAGATTCGAACTGCGAGGACCCCACCACCCTCTCCCGACCGGTGCACGACGCAGCGCGGGAGGGCTTCCTAGACACTCTGGCAGTGCTGCACGAGGCAGGGGCGCGGCTGGATGTGCGCGATGCCTGGGGTCGCCTGCCGCTCGACCTGGCCCTAGAGCGGGGACATCACGACGTCGTGCGGTATTTGCGGTATCTACTCTCCTCCGCTGGGAACGTTTCCCGGGTCACCGACAGGCATAACTTCTGCTCAAGCACGCCCAGGTGAGCATGGGTGGTCCAAGGGCTTCTGAAACTCAGAAAAAGATGCAACTCAAATGAGCCTGAGAACATGGACACTGCCCCATAAATTCCCATTTTACCCACCTGCTTACTCACGGTCAAGGACTAGGCTGGGTACCACAAGAGCGGAAGGGCCCAGAGGTCTAGTATTCGGTTCTGCACACACCTGTAGCGCAGCAGCAGAGCCTGGCCTGGTGGACTGATTCCAGTTTCCAAACCAAGTCACTCTACATCCTGTGCTTCAGCTCTTGCGCCTCAGATTTGTAAACCTTGGCCTTCGCAGTGGAAAGTTTTCTAGGCCAGggcgtttttgttttttggtttttttttgttttttattattattattatattattattaacttgagtatttcttatatacatttcgagtgttattccctttcccggttttcgggcaaacatccccctaatccctcccctccccttctttatgggtgttcccctccccatcctcccccattgccgccctccccccacagtctagttcactggggttcagtcttagcaggaccaagggcttccccttccactggtgctcttactaggctattcattgctacctatgaggtcagagtccagggtcagtccatgtatagtctttgggtgtggcttagtccctggaagctctggttgcttggcattgttgtacatatagggtctcaagccccttcaagctcttccagttctttctctgattccttcaacgggggtcctattctcagttcagtggtttgctgctggcattcgcctctgtatttgctgtattctggctgtgtctctcaggagagatctacatccagctcctgttcctgtcggcctgcacttctttgcttcatccatcttgtctaattgggtggctgtatatgtatgggccacatgtggggcaggctctgaatgggtgttccttctgtgtctgttttaatctttgcctctctattccctgccaagggtattcttgttccccttttaaagaaggagtgaagcattcacattttgatcatccatcttgagtttcatttgttctatgcatctagggtaattcaagcatttgggctaataaccacttatcaatgagtgcataccatgtgtgtttttctgtgattgagttagctcactcaggatgatatttttcagttccgaccatttgcctaggaatttcataaagtcattgtttttgatagctgagtaatattccattgtgtagatgtaccacattttctgtatccattcctctgttgaagggcatctgggtgctttccagcttctggctattataaataaggctacgatgaacatagtggagcacgtgtctttttttttttatatgttggggcatcttttgggtatatgcccaagagaggtatagctggatcctcaggcagttcaatgtcaattttctgaggaacctccagactgattcccagaatggttgtaccagtctgcaatcccaccaacaatggaggagtgttcctctttctccgcatcctcgccagcatgtgctgtcacctgagtttttgatcttagccattctcactggtgtgaggtgaaatctcagggttgttttgatttgcatttccctgatgactaaagatgttgaacatttctttaggtgtttctcagccattcagcattcctcagctgtgaattctttgtttagctctgaaccccatttttttaatagggttatttgtgtcACCAGGGCGTTTTTTGAGGATGTCTGAAGTGGAGATCTTCCATGCTCCCCTCCAAGAGACTCAGTCGTTACCCATCTTTTCAAGTTTacattttagggctggagatgtggttcGGCGGTTAAGAGGGCCCtgctcggggctggggatttagctcagtggtagagcgcttacctaggaagcgcaaggccctgggttcggtccccagctccgaaaaaaaaaagaaccaaaaaaaaaaaaaaaaaaaaaaaaaagtgccctgCTCTTCCACCCACTTCAGGCAGCTCCTATCAGCCTGGAATTAAACCTAGAGGGGATTCAATCGATGTCTGTGGCCTCCGTGAGCACCGCGCAAGGGGTGTATACACGTAGCTAATAAAATGTAAACGGCCCACTTCTTGGAGATATGATTAAACCACATATCAATATAAGCCCCCCTTTCCTTTTAAAACCTTCAGCAACTAGGAAGCCTTTCTTGGATCCCGTCCCCTTTACACAACCCACCCCTACATAAAATGTCAAGCTTGAAGTTTTTCATTTGCTAAGGGGAAAATAGTTAAAGTAAAATTTATGAAGCAAAATACGAAAATAACATAAATGTTTAGTGTAAAACATGGTTTAGAAGCTATTAGAATAGATCCCGGAACAAGGGCGTAACAGTCTCATTCTGGTCCTTGGAAATGAGTGTTGACTGGATTAGATTCCAAGCTGCAAGCGAGAAAGAGGGAGGCTGGGCTGGGTCCTAATTTGATGGGCCGGATCCCCCCAAGTACAGCTGTCTTCCAGGAGAAGGAGGCGTAGGAGGAGACCTGTTTTCAATGAGTAGgttgctgagtgtgtgtgtgtgtgtgtgtgtgtgtgtgtgtgtgtgtgtgtgtgtgtgtgtgtgtgtgtgtgttcaggaaaaAGAAGTGGTTAGAGACGCTACTAGCGAAAGAGCTGGAGTGAGGGTTGCAGGACAGAACGCGGGAGCAGTCGCTGAAGGGTGGGGAACTAGCGAGTGAAAGCCAGTCTTGTGGGAACCCTGAAGATCTTAAAAAGGAGCCTTCAGAACCCATTAATAGTTATAGAGGAGGGAGACCGAAAAGGTCCCTGCGGATGGGGTGGGGCGTCTGCTCCGGGGTGGAAGACAGGGATGGAGACAAGTAGGCAACTCTTTACCACCGCTGCGGTTTTCTCGGGCTGCCAAGAGAAAGCCAGCCCCACTGCTATGTACAATATAACCTACAGGAAAACCCGTGGTGGCTGGCGGATATCAGAGACTGGATGTGCCCAGAAGGCCACCTGGCAAGGGGGTTGGGCCGGGGGGAGGTGCACAGGCCGGGCCGGGTGCTACGCAGGAGcgggatggggggtggggtaaGGTTGGCACCTAGAACAGCTTTATAAAGCCcgattgtttttttctttcttccctgcagGTGCCTAGGACTTCGAGGCCAACCCCGAGAGCAGCTCTAGGTTAGGCCTCagccctcctttttctccttggcTTCACTTCTGGCAACGCGAAACTAGcatatggctttaaaaaaaatacataatgctTTTTGCAATCACGCGGGGGGGAGGttagcagagggagggagggatagagtggactgttaaaaaaaaagattaaatactttttaaaaaatgtttcccttttacagttcttttttaaattggatattttatttatttacatttcaaatattattcctctttccgggtttcccctctgcaaatccccccCCTtacctgcttttatgagggtgctcccccatccacccatccactcctgcctcaccgccctagcattcctctacactggggaatcaagccttcacaggaccaagggcctcccctcccattgatgccagatagggCCCCTACTTTTTATAATGTCAACTGATTTTTAGCATAGAAAAGACTTCACATGTCCATGTCTCCAAACTCTCACTGAAGCTCCCATTTCTAtatcattttaccaaaaaaagaaaaagtattttgaaACTTCCGAGTCCCCATCTGTGactgtttcttggtttcttgtgAGCTATCTCTGGTGCTCCAATCCATCCTCCGTTTCATCCTCTACCAGCTACTGTTGGCATCGTAACAGCCATTTAGCCAAGTAAAGTTCAAAAAGGGCCACGAGGCTCTTCTAAAGTTTCCAGCAAATTGGGAGCTCCAAGATTCTTAACTTAAAACGTAGTTTCTATCCACCCATTCTGTCAACATTCATTATTAGGGCACAGTGCCAAAGACTTACGAATTGAATTCTCTTGCAAAACACAAGACAGGAAATCTTAGCAATTTGACTGAGTCACAGACAATATAAGAAATAGTGTTGTAAACCTCCTACCATAGATAAACATGTCCGGCTTTCAGAAACAAGAAATAGCAAACAAAAGCTAGGTCTTAAGATGGATGAGCTGTGCTTAAAATGGTGGATGGGaatgcagagaacctggatttgCACATTTGGACTTTGGTAGTAAAGTGGTTTGGGGCCCTTTGCTTAATTATGGAAGCAGATCCTCAACTCTTGCCCTTTTGCAAGCTTGCACCAGAGGACTGCGCAGGAATCCTGCCTGAGCTGGGTTCTCAGGACTGAACTGCGCAAGAAATTGCCACTACCACAACTCCACACCCCAGACTGCAATGCGCCTGCAGGGCAGGTATATAGTGCCGCACTTgctaccctatttttaaaatgtacaattatTGGGTCagggtggcatacacctgtactCCAGTCCACTTGAATCCCAAGGCAgaattgtgagttccaggtcgaTGTGGGCTCCAAAGTGAAATGATAAGATctcagggtggggatgggagtgggggtgggtaggATCACAAATGATATTTAGTAAAAATGCAACGTTGCACAAAGGACACCCTCTTCTAGTCCCAACACATTTCCATGATCACTTGATGATCTCCTTCCCCAACTTTAGGGCGTTCCACTTCTGCCTCTGAGGGTGGAGGTCTTTGCGAATTTCCTTGCCATCAACCTCTAAAGTCCCAGGACCTTAGAGCAGGACTTAGAGGTCCCAGCAGGGCCACCTTGGAAAGCTG
This window harbors:
- the LOC116900338 gene encoding cyclin-dependent kinase inhibitor 2A encodes the protein MESSADRLARAAAQGREHEVRALLEAGASPNAPNTFGRTPIQVMMMGNVKVAALLLSYGADSNCEDPTTLSRPVHDAAREGFLDTLAVLHEAGARLDVRDAWGRLPLDLALERGHHDVVRYLRYLLSSAGNVSRVTDRHNFCSSTPRCLGLRGQPREQL